The proteins below come from a single Serpentinimonas raichei genomic window:
- a CDS encoding MFS transporter has protein sequence MSSLSLAAAAHPTAAVPWRTDARVMALVGLAHGSSHFGHLLLPPLFPLLMLEFGLSFTEVGLLMTLFFAVSGLGQAASGFVVDRFGARPVLFASLLLFMGAALLASQANSYTTLLWVAALAGLGNASFHPVDFSILNQRISSPRLGHAYSVHGISGNLGWALAPVFLVGWSMWLDWRSAYLAAAGLYLLVFLLLLWQRQHLKSEVLRRPAGAPAGNDLAFLRHSVIWWCFAFFLLTTLMLGVVQNYSASILKALHGVSLEAATLTLSAYMVCGALGMLVGGFVATQARRTDWVVGASMGAGALLLLLAASGWLGGTGTMLLLAATGFAVGIAAPSRDLLIKQATPKGATGRVYGTVYSGLDVGFAIAPLIFGVFMDRGWYAATLAGAALVLLLSIGVALGVGRRNLAWVAPGSAP, from the coding sequence ATGTCCAGTCTCAGCCTAGCTGCCGCCGCCCACCCGACTGCCGCCGTACCGTGGCGCACCGACGCGCGCGTGATGGCGCTGGTTGGGTTGGCGCATGGCAGCTCGCATTTCGGGCACCTGCTGCTGCCGCCGTTGTTCCCGCTGCTGATGCTCGAGTTTGGCCTGTCCTTCACCGAAGTGGGCCTGCTGATGACGCTGTTTTTCGCCGTCTCGGGGCTGGGGCAGGCGGCCTCGGGCTTTGTGGTGGACCGTTTCGGGGCGCGTCCGGTGTTGTTTGCGTCGCTGCTGCTGTTCATGGGTGCGGCCTTGCTGGCATCCCAAGCCAACAGCTACACGACGCTGCTGTGGGTGGCGGCGCTGGCTGGCTTGGGCAATGCCTCGTTTCATCCGGTCGATTTTTCGATCCTGAATCAGCGCATCTCGTCCCCCAGGCTGGGCCACGCCTACAGCGTGCATGGCATCAGCGGCAACCTGGGCTGGGCGCTGGCCCCGGTGTTTCTGGTCGGCTGGTCGATGTGGCTGGACTGGCGCAGCGCCTACCTCGCCGCCGCCGGGCTGTATCTGCTGGTGTTTTTGCTCCTGCTGTGGCAGCGCCAGCACCTGAAGTCGGAGGTGCTGCGCCGCCCGGCGGGTGCGCCAGCGGGCAACGACTTGGCTTTTTTGCGCCATTCGGTGATCTGGTGGTGCTTTGCCTTCTTTTTGCTCACCACGCTCATGCTGGGTGTGGTGCAAAACTACTCGGCCTCGATCCTCAAAGCGCTGCACGGCGTGAGCCTAGAGGCCGCCACGCTCACGCTGAGCGCCTACATGGTGTGCGGGGCGCTGGGCATGCTGGTGGGCGGTTTCGTGGCCACGCAGGCGCGCCGCACCGATTGGGTGGTGGGGGCATCGATGGGCGCGGGTGCGCTGCTGCTGCTGCTGGCCGCCAGCGGCTGGCTGGGTGGCACGGGCACCATGCTGCTGCTGGCGGCCACGGGCTTTGCCGTGGGCATAGCCGCGCCCAGCCGCGACCTGCTGATCAAGCAGGCCACGCCCAAGGGGGCCACCGGGCGCGTCTATGGCACGGTGTATTCGGGCCTGGACGTGGGTTTTGCCATCGCACCGCTGATATTCGGCGTTTTCATGGACCGCGGCTGGTACGCCGCCACGCTGGCCGGGGCCGCTCTGGTGCTGCTGCTCTCGATCGGGGTCGCGCTCGGGGTGGGGCGGCGCAATTTGGCATGGGTTGCGCCGGGCTCAGCCCCATAG
- the miaA gene encoding tRNA (adenosine(37)-N6)-dimethylallyltransferase MiaA yields the protein MSPAPPAWIALAGPTASGKSALALALAQRWPVEIVSVDSALVYRGLDIGSAKPSLAERAAVPHHLIDILEPQQSYSAAAFVADAQRLLPQIAARGRLPLLVGGTLLYFKALFEGLDDMPAAHPDLRQAIEAEAAQKGWPALHAQLAAVDAPTAARLSPKDAQRIGRALEVWRASGRPLSSFHTRTKTKPAQPAAQPTAQPALPPLQINGQTGLLLALEPLDRAWLHQRIAQRFAAMLEQGFIDEVRALRERPELHPGLPALRSVGYRQLWEALDALAASGRSDFSAPERAALTERGSSATRQLAKRQLTWLRSLPQRQLLACEQPDLLQAACALLERAGLQRAA from the coding sequence ATGAGCCCCGCCCCACCCGCCTGGATCGCCCTGGCCGGCCCCACCGCCAGCGGCAAAAGCGCGCTGGCGCTGGCGCTGGCGCAGCGCTGGCCGGTGGAGATCGTCAGCGTCGATTCGGCGCTGGTCTATCGCGGGCTCGACATCGGCAGCGCCAAACCCAGCCTGGCCGAACGCGCCGCCGTGCCGCACCACCTGATCGACATCCTGGAGCCGCAGCAGAGCTACAGCGCCGCCGCCTTCGTGGCCGACGCGCAGCGCCTGCTGCCCCAGATCGCCGCCCGCGGCCGCCTGCCGCTGCTGGTCGGCGGCACCCTGCTCTACTTCAAGGCCCTGTTCGAGGGGCTCGACGACATGCCCGCCGCGCACCCGGATCTGCGCCAGGCCATCGAGGCCGAAGCCGCGCAAAAGGGCTGGCCCGCGCTGCACGCGCAACTGGCGGCGGTGGATGCGCCGACGGCGGCGCGCTTGAGCCCCAAGGACGCGCAGCGCATCGGGCGTGCGCTCGAAGTCTGGCGCGCCAGCGGGCGGCCGCTGTCGTCGTTTCACACCCGCACCAAGACCAAACCGGCACAGCCCGCCGCGCAGCCAACCGCCCAGCCAGCCCTGCCGCCGCTGCAAATCAACGGCCAGACTGGCCTGCTGCTGGCGCTGGAACCGCTGGACCGCGCCTGGCTGCACCAGCGCATCGCGCAGCGCTTTGCCGCCATGCTGGAGCAAGGCTTCATCGACGAGGTGCGCGCCCTGCGCGAGCGGCCCGAGCTGCACCCCGGCCTGCCCGCCCTGCGCAGCGTGGGCTACCGCCAGCTGTGGGAAGCGCTGGATGCCCTAGCCGCCAGCGGGCGCAGCGACTTCAGCGCGCCCGAGCGCGCCGCCCTGACTGAGCGCGGCAGCAGCGCCACGCGCCAACTGGCCAAACGCCAACTCACCTGGCTGCGCAGCCTGCCGCAGCGCCAGCTGCTGGCGTGCGAACAACCCGACTTGCTGCAAGCCGCCTGCGCGCTGCTGGAGCGGGCGGGCTTGCAACGCGCGGCCTGA
- a CDS encoding multidrug effflux MFS transporter, which yields MPATLVVLLLSLLLGLQPLTTDLYLPALPALTGYFDAPMHQAQLTLSALLLAFGVSQLFWGPLSDRFGRRPILLAGLALYALASLGSVFAASMEQLLLWRVLQGAAMGAAVMCARAIVRDLYHPAEGARMMSKGLTGLGVLACISAPLGALLSDWMGWRAALGVLALFGAAALALVLLRFQESLAHPNPQALRPQQMARTWALILRHPTFWAYALLVTTSYAGLFTFLASSSFVFINALGLSKTQYGLLMFSMSAVYILGTVLCRRLLLRFGVRRTVAIAGALTLLGGNLVGLLGWLGWHSVWAIMLPYYLFILAHGIHQPCGQSGAVAPFPQAAGTASALSGFLMMSVAFAVGWWLAAQLPVGLEGASVLPLTQGLWFWSVLICAVAWTLVQRYGEVHGAAAKRANPTDSIGHPKP from the coding sequence ATGCCGGCCACCCTCGTGGTGTTGTTGCTGTCGCTGCTGCTGGGGCTGCAGCCGCTCACCACCGACTTGTACCTGCCGGCGCTGCCCGCGCTCACCGGCTACTTCGATGCGCCCATGCACCAGGCGCAGCTCACGCTGTCGGCGCTGCTGCTGGCGTTTGGGGTTTCGCAACTGTTCTGGGGCCCGCTGTCGGACCGCTTTGGGCGCCGCCCCATTTTGCTCGCCGGGCTGGCGCTGTACGCGCTGGCCTCGCTGGGCAGCGTGTTTGCTGCCAGCATGGAGCAACTGCTGCTCTGGCGCGTGCTGCAAGGTGCCGCCATGGGGGCGGCGGTGATGTGCGCCCGCGCCATCGTGCGCGACCTCTACCACCCGGCCGAAGGCGCGCGCATGATGTCCAAGGGCCTCACCGGGCTGGGGGTGCTGGCCTGCATCAGCGCCCCGCTGGGCGCTTTGTTGTCGGACTGGATGGGTTGGCGCGCCGCCCTGGGCGTGCTGGCCTTGTTTGGGGCCGCCGCGCTGGCGCTGGTGCTGCTGCGCTTCCAGGAAAGCCTGGCGCACCCGAACCCGCAGGCGCTGCGCCCGCAGCAGATGGCGCGCACCTGGGCCTTGATTTTGCGCCACCCCACCTTCTGGGCCTACGCGCTGCTGGTGACCACCTCCTACGCCGGCCTGTTCACCTTTTTGGCCAGCTCGTCCTTTGTCTTCATCAACGCCTTGGGCCTGAGCAAAACCCAGTACGGATTGCTGATGTTCTCGATGTCGGCGGTTTATATCCTGGGAACTGTGCTGTGTCGGCGCTTGCTGCTGCGCTTCGGGGTGCGGCGCACGGTGGCCATCGCCGGGGCCCTGACGCTGCTGGGCGGCAACCTGGTCGGCCTGTTGGGCTGGCTGGGCTGGCACAGCGTGTGGGCCATCATGCTGCCCTACTACCTGTTCATTCTGGCGCACGGCATCCACCAGCCCTGCGGCCAGAGCGGCGCGGTGGCCCCGTTCCCGCAGGCGGCTGGCACCGCCTCGGCCCTGAGCGGATTTTTGATGATGAGCGTGGCCTTTGCCGTGGGCTGGTGGCTGGCGGCACAACTGCCGGTGGGCCTCGAAGGGGCCAGCGTGCTGCCCCTCACCCAAGGGCTGTGGTTCTGGAGCGTGCTGATCTGCGCTGTGGCTTGGACGCTGGTGCAGCGTTACGGGGAAGTGCATGGCGCCGCAGCCAAGCGGGCCAACCCGACTGATTCAATCGGCCACCCCAAACCATGA